The Deltaproteobacteria bacterium HGW-Deltaproteobacteria-6 genome has a segment encoding these proteins:
- a CDS encoding 30S ribosomal protein S15 codes for MLTLEKRKALIEDYRLHEKDTGSPEVQIALLSARIEYLTEHFKAHQKDHHSRRGLLKLVGQRRRLLNYIKTDDVERYRNIIKRLGLRK; via the coding sequence GTGTTAACTTTGGAAAAGAGAAAAGCATTAATCGAGGACTACCGGCTTCACGAGAAAGATACCGGTTCGCCGGAAGTACAGATTGCTCTTTTGAGCGCCAGGATTGAATATCTGACCGAGCATTTTAAGGCGCACCAGAAAGATCATCACTCACGGCGGGGTCTGCTGAAGCTCGTCGGCCAGAGAAGAAGATTGCTCAATTACATCAAAACAGATGATGTGGAGCGTTACAGAAACATAATCAAACGTCTGGGTCTCAGAAAATAA